One Nerophis lumbriciformis linkage group LG19, RoL_Nlum_v2.1, whole genome shotgun sequence DNA segment encodes these proteins:
- the LOC133618397 gene encoding neurabin-1-like: protein MMRTDHKGRSASPHRITYETDFHAIKCSFDSGTSLKHGSKAAPAQCSDLRQSALPTSFSDPLVCGRPRTHSSRGTKIRDNIFLQMDSQQSKQDGGSVQCSSGSTTALLSPQSPSLQLQTSPFSACRRPVMGSVSSISTPEAFLQDKAARSEEMRDIDRAALAQKFSVTRKLFETKVFTGAAPAQVSRCSLSKEKESLVQDKLTINMCIPTTDPKSLTSDLLGGSPPCVGSKSQREEEAKEVIVEPCLNPEEPLRAELVHVKSSDSDESEEKEKEWVAFKSDELMGANVEELVDEVFEEPSVETVGLNAGDCPEMADKYEQVSEQCRETEREELSQHADEPREELSEMGEVQSQGSTKAGKATPELQECANMEQKVLGEDDVGKVEGGREVKCHVTSPLQGVDTSLLSLEYEEIPGIPQLPDDDDGDAAETSSPKVRFSSAPIKVYNTYSNADYHRHNEDIDPVSASAEYELEKRVDKMDVFEVEIKKGDDGLGISIIGMGVGADQGLEKLGIFVKTVTEGGQTHKDGRIQVNDQIVEVDGVSLVGVSQLFASTVLKNTSGLVKFLIGRDKEGVESEVARLVNESLELEKATQKEKNATSKESESDDCVSEEEDEDEENTLLLSCSDGDQVCLKYRKLGSRRRSRAAQLQHAREKLKAYEEQQASWESQKAELEQKVEDAEEKADKLEKYWQEAQTLCRLVSQRLADAQSQSDGLEVKYCKAKRLLRDYQSREEEAQRREADLCQELEEHRETIGRLQAQLEGKEPQSGGQSLASDPDWHVAVPGTQRLDCSAHIARGQLAQKSRRHPPSRDKLRESLKKEDGGQESPSQAEVPSQDVTPTIYVTDTSSPPHTKSSSSRKSKRKIPDFSGLRKSLGKMKTQNGRTRASCGHLAQVPSQVSPSGSASSMPSCLPFTWFGERGREKEEEGERGVGWKLRSMSSSSLPYLTTSGRGDQSVGFSWKGRGSNHWKGRGSNHWEGCGSNHWEGRGSNHSLSGHSLTFTLSSSETLDQVEEDQPWQSGAVSEWSSHHVSLWLAAANMEACVAHLSAAGVDGTQLLAMDKDKLKALGVSQSERCALKKKLKELKKRDEKEEKVRRKERAKKEKACLMMDNMKRPHTDTLPRTESLL, encoded by the exons ATGATGCGTACAGACCACAAAGGCAGAAGCGCCTCTCCTCACAGGATCACATACGAGACTGACTTCCATGCCATTAAATGCTCCTTTGACAGCGGGACCAGCCTGAAGCATGGCTCCAAAGCTGCCCCTGCCCAGTGTTCTGACCTGCGCCAGTCCGCACTACCAACCAGTTTCTCCGATCCCCTTGTGTGCGGCCGACCAAGAACCCACAGCAGCAGAGGGACTAAAATCCGAGACAACATCTTCCTCCAAATGGACAGCCAACAGTCGAAACAAGATGGTGGCTCGGTGCAGTGTAGTTCCGGCTCTACAACCGCCCTCCTTTCGCCGCAGAGTCCAAGCCTGCAGCTCCAAACGTCACCTTTTTCTGCCTGCAGACGTCCGGTCATGGGTTCTGTTTCCAGCATTAGCACACCTGAAGCCTTCTTGCAAGATAAAGCAGCCAGATCAGAGGAGATGAGGGATATAGACAGAGCTGCCCTGGCCCAAAAGTTCTCTGTCACCAGGAAGTTGTTTGAGACCAAGGTTTTCACCGGCGCTGCTCCGGCTCAGGTGTCCAGATGTAGTCTGAGCAAAGAAAAAGAGAGCTTGGTTCAAGACAAACTCACTATAAATATGTGCATTCCAACAACAGACCCTAAATCTCTTACGTCCGATCTCCTCGGTGGGTCTCCTCCCTGTGTAGGCTCAAAAAGTCAACGAGAAGAAGAGGCCAAAGAAGTGATTGTGGAGCCTTGCTTGAACCCTGAGGAGCCACTCAGGGCTGAGCTTGTCCACGTGAAGTCCTCGGATAGCGATGAAAGCGAGGAAAAGGAGAAGGAATGGGTGGCGTTTAAAAGTGATGAGCTCATGGGGGCAAACGTTGAAGAGCTGGTGGATGAGGTTTTTGAAGAGCCCAGTGTGGAGACGGTGGGACTAAACGCGGGGGACTGTCCTGAGATGGCTGACAAGTACGAGCAAGTGAGCGAACAATGTCGTGAGACTGAAAGGGAGGAGCTGAGCCAACATGCTGACGAGCCAAGAGAGGAGCTCTCAGAGATGGGTGAAGTCCAGAGCCAAGGGTCTACAAAGGCCGGGAAGGCGACACCTGAGTTGCAGGAATGTGCCAACATGGAGCAGAAGGTATTGGGAGAAGATGACGTTGGAAAGGTTGAGGGAGGCAGGGAGGTCAAATGTCATGTAACATCTCCGCTGCAAGGTGTGGACACTTCTTTGCTTTCATTGGAATACGAAGAAATTCCCGGCATTCCTCAACtgcctgatgatgatgatggagacGCAGCAGAGACCTCAAGTCCAAAAGTCCGCTTCTCATCAGCACCGATCAAG GTGTACAACACCTACTCCAACGCCGACTACCACCGACACAATGAAGACATCGACCCGGTGTCCGCCTCGGCCGAGTACGAGCTGGAGAAGCGAGTGGACAAGATGGATGTTTTTGAAGTGGAAATAAAAAAGG GAGACGATGGCCTGGGTATCAGTATCATAGGGATGGGAGTAGGAGCGGACCAGGGCCTGGAAAAACTAGGAATCTTTGTCAAGACTGTCACTGAAGGAGGCCAAACACACAAAGATGGCAG GATCCAGGTCAATGACCAGATCGTGGAGGTGGATGGAGTCAGTTTGGTGGGCGTGTCGCAGCTGTTTGCATCCACGGTGCTGAAGAACACGTCAGGCTTGGTCAA GTTTCTGATTGGCCGAGACAAGGAGGGGGTGGAGAGTGAGGTTGCACGCTTAGTCAATGAAAGCCTGGAATTGGAGAAGGCAACGCAAAAGGAAAAG AATGCAACAAGCAAGGAGTCCGAAAGTGATGATTGTGTGTCTGAGGAAGAGGATGAAGATGAGGAGAATACGTTGTTACTTTCTTGTTCTGATGGCGACCAGGTGTGCCTCAAATACCGAAAG CTCGGCTCCAGACGGCGAAGTCGAGCAGCCCAGCTCCAACACGCCAGAGAGAAG TTGAAAGCTTATGAGGAGCAGCAGGCGAGCTGGGAGAGCCAGAAGGCTGAGCTGGAACAAAAAGTGGAGGATGCAGAAGAGAAGGCTGACAAGCTAGAAAA GTACTGGCAGGAGGCCCAGACTCTGTGCAGGCTGGTCAGTCAGCGCCTGGCGGACGCCCAGAGCCAGTCAGACGGCCTGGAGGTGAAGTACTGCAAGGCCAAGAGACTTCTGCGAGACTACCAGAGCAG GGAGGAGGAGGCGCAGAGGAGGGAGGCAGACTTGTGTCAGGAACTAGAGGAGCACAGGGAGACCATAGGAAGACTTCAAGCTCAG CTGGAAGGGAAAGAGCCGCAGTCCGGAGGGCAGAGTCTGGCCTCAG ATCCAGACTGGCACGTGGCGGTCCCTGGCACCCAGCGACTGGACTGCAGCGCTCACATAGCTCGAGGTCAGCTGGCTCAGAAGTCCCGGCGCCACCCGCCCTCCCGTGACAAGCTGAGGGAGAGCTTGAAGAAGGAG GATGGAGGTCAAGAGTCACCATCGCAGGCGGAGGTGCCAAGCCAGGACGTGACCCCGACCATCTACGTCACTGACACCAGCAGCCCCCCCCACACCAAGTCGTCCTCATCCAGGAAGTCCAAGAGGAAGATTCCTGACTTCAG CGGTCTGCGTAAGTCTCTGGGCAAGATGAAGACCCAGAACGGGCGCACAAG GGCGTCTTGTGGCCACCTGGCGCAGGTGCCCTCCCAAGTGTCTCCATCAGGCTCCGCCTCCTCCATGCCCTCCTGCTTGCCCTTCACCTGGTTTGGGGAGCGTGGAAGAGAGAAAGAAGAGGAGGGCGAGAGAGGCGTCGGGTGGAAGCTGCGCTCCATGTCCAGCAGCAGTCTGCCTTACCTGACCACCTCAGGGCGAGGAGATCAG AGTGTTGGCTtcagctggaaggggcgtggctcTAATCACTGGAAGGGGCGTGGCTCTAATCACTGGGAGGGGTGTGGCTCTAATCACTGGGAGGGGCGTGGCTCTAATCACTCGCTTTCTGGACACTCTCTGACTTTCACCTTGTCTTCCTCAGAG ACTCTGGACCAGGTGGAGGAGGACCAGCCGTGGCAGAGTGGAGCGGTGTCTGAGTGGAGCAGCCATCACGTGAGTCTGTGGCTGGCGGCCGCCAACATGGAGGCATGTGTGGCCCACCTCTCAGCTGCAGGAGTGGACGGCACACAGCTGCTGGCCATGGACAAGGACAAACTCAAG GCGCTGGGCGTGAGTCAAAGTGAGCGCTGTGccctgaagaagaagctgaaggaGCTGAAGAAGAGAGATGAGAAGGAAGAGAAGGTGAGACGTAAGGAGAGAGCCAAGAAGGAGAAAGCCTGCTTGATGATGGACAACATGAAGAGGCCACACACTGACACACTTCCTAGGACCGAGTCTCTGCTCTAG